The Bacillus sp. B-jedd sequence TTAAGAAGCTCATAATCATGGATTCTTTCAGAACCGCCAATGATTTCACCGTATCCTTCAGGAGCAATCATATCGGCACAGAGGACAACATCATCACGTTCCGGATGAGGCTGCATGTAGAAAGGCTTCAAACCAGTCGGGTAATGGGTAATGAAAACCGGCTTGTCATAGCTTTCCGCAATGGCAGTTTCATGTGGCGCCCCGAAGTCATCGCCCCACTGTATATCCTCAAAACCCTTCTCGTGAAGTAGCTTAACAGCGTCATCATACGAAATCCTCGGGAAAGGAGCGGTTATTTGTTCGAGCTTTGAAGTATCGCGTCCAAGTGTTTTCAGTTCAATCTTGCAATTTTTAAGAACTGATTGAACAATATGGGATACATATTGCTCCTGGACAACAAGAATTTCTTCGAATTCCGTAAAAGCCATTTCAGGTTCAATCATCCAAAATTCAATCAGATGGCGCCTTGTTTTCGATTTCTCAGCGCGGAAAGTCGGCCCGAAAGAGAACACCTTGCCGAGAGCCATTGCCGCCGCTTCCATATAAAGCTGGCCGCTTTGTGACAGGTATGCTTCCTCATCGAAATATTTTGTATGGAACAGCTCGGTGGTTCCTTCAGGCGCGCTTCCAGTTAAAATTGGCGGATCAATTTTAACAAAACCGGCATCATTGAAAAACTCATAGGTGGATCTAATTATCTCATTCCTGATTTTCATGACCGCATGCTGGCGTTTCGAACGAAGCCATAAATGGCGGTTATCCATCAGGAATTCGGTGCCATGCTCTTTGGGGGTAATTGGATAATCCGAAGCAAGCTGGATCACCTCAATTCCATTCACATTCAGTTCATATCCAAGAGCCGACCTTTCATCCTTTTGAACGACTCCAGTCACATAGAGCGATGATTCCTGAGTGATTGATTTTGCAGCCTGAAATATTTCTTCGGGCACATCACTTTTAACGACGACTCCCTGGATAAAACCTGTTCCGTCCCGAAGCTGCAAAAATGCGATTTTTCCGCTTGAGCGCTTATTGGCAAGCCATGCGCCAATCTTTACTTCTTCCCCAACATGTTTATTCACTTCTGCAATGGTTGTTTTGATCACTTTTTATTCCCTCCAAAAACCTGCAAAACAAATGATATGTATCCACCCTATTATACAGGTCTGAAAATTCGCTAGCAAGAGAGCTGAAAGAATCTGCCAGGCGCAGCTGCCTTCCCGCTCAATTTTTATACTTTTCTACGACAAACCTATTGATCCTGTTAATGGCTTCCTCCAACTTATCCAGAGAAGTGGCGTAAGAAAGCCTGATATTGTCGGGTGCCCCGAAACCTGAACCAGGGACGACCGCAACTTTCGCCTCTACAAGAATCGCTTCGGCAAACTCATCCGCATCACTAAAACCGCATTGGTCGACCGCTTCTTTCACATTCGGAAAAAGATAAAATGCGCCCTGCGGTTTTACACAACTGAAACCGGGAATGGCTGTCAGCTTTGGATAAATGATTTCCAGCCTGGATTCAAATGCTTTGCGCATCTCCTCAACAGGCTCCTGGGTTCCATTATATGCAGCTATCGCAGCATATTGGGCAGTTGTCGTCGGATTGGACGTACTGTGGCTGGCAAGGTTCGTCATTGCTTCAATAATTTCCTTTTTCCCCGCGGCATAGCCAATCCGCCAGCCGGTCATTGAATGGGATTTGGAAACTCCATTGACAAGAATGGTTTGCTCTCTTAATTTTGGTGAGATTTCCGCTATGGAAACATGGCGGGTGTTTCCATAAACCAGTTTTTCATAGATTTCATCCGAAACAATCAATACATTTTTCTTAAGGCATATTTCGCCTAGCGCTTCCAGTTCTTCTTTGGTATAGACCATGCCGGTAGGGTTTCCAGGCGAATTGATGATAACGGCTTTGGTTTTTTCATTAATTGCTGCTTCGAGTTGTTCCGGCGACAATTTATATTCTCTTTCTTCCGGACAGTTTACAATAACCGGGATTCCTCCAGCAAGTTTAACCTGTTCAGGATAGCTTACCCAGTATGGCGCAGGAACAATGACCTCATCCCCCTCGTCGAGCAGAACCTGAAACAAAGTATATAAAATGTGCTTGGCTCCGTTTCCGACAATAATTTCGCCCATACCATAGTTGATACCCTGATCCCTAGAAAACTTATCGATGATTGCTTTTTTAAGGGCAGGAAGCCCCGCGGAAGGAGTATATTTTGTCATTCCTTCATCCATTGACTTTTTGGCAGCATCGAGAATATGTACAGGAGTATTAAAATCGGGTTCTCCAGCCCCAAGGCCGATTATGCCAAGCCCCTGATCTTGTAATTCCTTTGCTTTTGCCGTGATCGCCAATGTCGGGGATGGCGAGAGTGCGAGTACCCTGCGGGCCAGTTTCGTTTCCATGCCGTAAAACCTCCTGTGAAAATTAAAGATTTTCTATTCTTTTATGCATTTCGCCTGTATCAAAATTAATATAATAATAATTCATTAAATTATTCCCGCTCGTATAATAAACTTCCCAAAACGGAATCCCATCCTCCATCCCAAGCCGGGCGGAGATTATTTTTTCGGGGTTTTTCTCTTCCTGCACTTTGCGAATCGCTTCATTTTTGGAAATGCCATCGCCTGCAAGCCTGACAACAGGTTCTTCCTCTTCTGCTTTTCCTTTTTGTTTTTCTGGAATCCAGACGATAATGCTTTCGCCTTTTTTATTTTTCCCTTCTACAACATAAACTGTTTCTTTGCCGTTATAGATGCGAAATCTCTGCTTTTCGTCCAATCCTCCATCCTTCCTTGCAATACTGATCACTTTATCCTCCACCGCCTTAATCGGCTTGGTGGAGTTCGAATAAATCCATCCAGCGATTGCCGCGAAAATACACAAAAATAAGGCAAAACCAATTAAAAACTTTTTCACTGTCTCTCCCCTTACGTTTTATATATCGTAAAGATTGCTTTTGAGTGGTCTTCGCTGTCAAGCGCAAGCCCGAACATTAAATCGCGGTCCTTGAGGTTTCTGTTCAAGGAATCGACCACCTTGTATAAATCCGGGGTATATTCAATTTTGACCGTTGAAATGACTTCTATTTTGCTTTCCATGCATTTTCCTCCAATGCGATGTTCGGAACGGCCTTATGCGGACCGTTTTTCCTCATTATATCAAGGATTTAAGGCAATAGTAAAAAACATTAATCGTTTAAATGCCGTATTATCAAAGCCATTTTTCAATTTCATTGACAAGTTCTTCAATATCAGCCTTTTTTATAGGTATTTCAGGTATTGATTGTAAAAATACCTTCCCATACGATGAAGCCCCGATCCGTTTATCGAAGATGACAATAACCCCTCTGTCTTCATCAGTTCTAATCAGTCTGCCGAAACCTTGCTTAAATCGTAAAACCGCTTCAGGAAGTGAGTATTCCGAAAAAGGCCTTCCTCCATTTTTCTCGATTTGTTCACATTTTGCTTTAGTCAGCGGTTCATCCGGGGAACTGAATGGTAGACGGACAACAATGAGACATGAAAGACCTTCCCCGGGAATATCGACTCCTTCCCAAAAACTATTAGTCCCAAACAAGACAGCCTTATCGTATTTCTGGAAGTTACGGGTCAGCCTTGATCTGCTTCCGCCCGTGATGCCCTGCGCAATCAGGGCGTACTCTGGAAGAAGCCCACTCTCTTTCACAAGCTCAAAAGTCTTTTTTAGCATATCATGTGAAGTAAACAGCACGAGGAGCCTGCCTTTTGCAGCCTCACAAATAGAGATGATCCTGGCGGAAACCTCCGCTATATAAGAGTCCTGTGAAACCGAGTTGATTTCCGGAACATCACTGGAAATGAACAGCTTGACATTGTCTTTGTAATTAAAGGGGGACGGGATTGAAATTGTATTTACGTATCTTGGTTCAAGCCCCAAAGCTTCAATCATATAACTGAATGATTGATTGACTGTCAAGGTTGCTGATGTCAAAACAACCGATTTCTTAAGGGAGAAGAATTTTTTAGATAAGGTTTCGGAAACAGTTACCGGCATCGCGAAAATTTCGGTAGCATTTTGCGGCACTCTGAGATCTGTTTCCACCCATTTCACAAATTCATCACCCGAAGTAAATACCCCAGTAAATTTTGCCCGCAACCCTTCCAGTTCTTCCTTGTATGCCGCCAATTCGGTCCCCAACGTGGCAGATGACCGCCCGGGAAGCACTATGGCCTTATCATACATTGATTGAACAATCCCTGATAAATCCCTTAACCGGAATATTAATCGTTCAGAGGCGTTATTAAGTGCCTGCCACTCCCTATTGTGCTCATGCCGATATATGACAGCCTTCAGCTTTTTGGAAGAGTTCTTCTTTGCTGCCTTAGAAGCGTAAGCAATCGATATTTTGAAGAATTCATCAAGATCGTATAAGGTATCGGCAAACAAATCATTTATATGCTGGATTTGCATCTTCTTACCGTTCTGGAACTGTGAAAGGGCCGAGACTGTTTTATAGAAAAGTTGCCGCTGTTCATATAGTCCAAATTGGTTTAGAGCCAACCTGATGCTTAAATAATCCAGCCGGATGCCTAAATGGCCCGCCGATGCTTTTTCAAAATGATGGCCTTCATCAAGAATTGCAAATGAATAGGCAGGAAGGACATTTCCTCCGGATTCGACATCAGAAAGAAGTAAGGAATGATTTGTAATTAATATGTCTGCTTCATCAGCCTTCTTCCTGGCTTTATTATAAAAGTCATGCTCATGCCATGGGTCTTGTTCCCGAAGAATTCCTTTTTCATTCCTGATTGTATTCCAATAAAGCTGGCCGCCGCTTGAAAGATTCAGTTCATCCCTGTCTCCATGGTCCGTATCCAAAAGCCAAATTAATATTTGCATTTTTGCCAGGACAATATCGTAATTGTCATTCTCTTCCTCAAGGCTTTTGGCAAATCTGCTTAACGATATGTAGTTGTTCTTTCCTTTTAACATAGCTGACTTAAAAGAAAATGGAACCATTCCAGACAGCAGGGGTATTTCTTTGGCAAGCAGCTGTTCCTGCAGCTGGATTGTATATGTGCTAATGATTACGCGGACTGCATGCAGCCTTGAAAAATAAACTGCCGGGAAAAGGTAGCCAAGTGACTTTCCAATACCTGTACCCGCTTCTATTAGGGCATGTGTACCATTTTGAAAAGAATGGAAAACCTCATCCATCATTTCAAATTGCCCTTCCCGTTTAACAAGCCGATAAGGCGATTGGCTAAAAAACTTCTGTTTATCTGAATCGCTCCAAGGATATTCCAATGAAGCTTCTGTTGATGTCTTGTCGCCCATCTGCCTTTCCTGTTTTTTAATGGCCAGGCCATTCACATAAACGATGGAATCAGGTAAGGTGCCCCTATCCGTCACTTTTATGGAACCAATTGAATGAAGAAGCAAATGGATATCGCTTTTTAACCCTTCAGACAGCAGGGCAAGCTGCCCGAGTGTCTTTTCGGGAAGTTTTTTTAATTTATCAAGAAATAGAAGGAACAGTTCGGCTGTAACAGTGGCATCGCTATCTGCCTGATGGGGCCTATCATGGGAAAGCCCTTCGCCAGCAGCAAGGTCCGCCAGTTTATAACTGTCTGCGGAAGGCTTAAGGAAACGGGCCATTTCAACCGTATCCAGTACCGGCCCAGCAAATGATTCTTCCCCGCAAAGTATTAATTCTTCCTGAAGAAAGCCCAAATCAAATAAGACATTATGGGCTACAAAGTAGGCGTCCTTTAGCAAAGAAGAAATTTTCGGGGCAATTTCCGAAAACAATGGGGCTTCACTAACATCATCGTCCGACAAGCCTGTCAATTCGCTAATAAACGGTGGTATGGGTTGAAGAGGATTTAATAGGGATGTATACGTGTCGGAAATCTTTCCACCTTCAATAACGACGGCAGCTATTTGAATAATCCTGTCGCCTTTTTTTGGTGAATTTCCAGTCGTTTCAAGGTCTACTACTACGAATTTTTTCGCCATTCTCTAAACACCCCAACTATTCTTACAAAACAAACCGTACCATAAAAACAGAAAAATAAAAAGCAGACTGATATGAAAAACAAACGCAACTGTATGACATGCAATTCCCCATCTGTTAATGCAATCATATAGTCCTGTCTCCTGAGTGGCCAGCACTCAAGCAACGGCGGTTGCATTTTAAAAAGAAAACCCCCTGCGTCGGGAGTTTTCTTGAATTACATAATGGTATTTGCAGGCTCGGCATGGATAAGTTCAACAATGTGGTTATTCTCATCCATGATCGCAACCTTCGGCTGATGGAAGGGTACCTTTTCTTCCGGGACGAGGACGTAAGAAATAATGATGACAACGTCACCTTCTTGGACAAGCCTGGCGGCAGCTCCATTCAGGCAGACGACACCGCTTCCCCGCTCCCCAGGTATGATATACGTTTCAAGCCTGGCGCCGTTATTATTGTTGACAATCTGGACTTTTTCATTAGCTGTCATTCCAACCGCATCGAGCAAATCTTCATCGATCGTAATACTGCCGACATAGTTAAGATTCGCTTCTGTTACGCGTGCACGGTGGATTTTTCCGTTCATCATGGTGCGGAACATTATTTACTCCTCCAAATCCCCTTGTTAAAACCGGGGTCAAAGATTAAAAATCATGTTGTCTATAAGCCTAGCTTGAGAGAACCGGACAGCGATCGCCACAATAAACTGGCCTTTTAATTCTTCCAGCGGCTCCAATTCCGGGTAGCTGTATATTTCAACATAATCAATTTTTCCACTAGTTTGGCTCTCAATCATCATGGTAATGAGCTCTCTGATCGTTTCAGGGTTTCTTTTGCCGCTCTCTATCGCTGCACGTGCTGCTTCAAGACTCATATGGAGCGCAGCCGCTTCCTGCCGTTCGCGGCGATTAAGAAAGACATTCCTCGAACTCTTTGCCAATCCATCTTGCTCCCGGACTGTTTCACCTGGGACGAGTTCAATTGGGAAGTTTAAATCCTTGATCAACCCTTCGACAACTGCAACCTGCTGTGCATCTTTTTGCCCAAAATAAACCCTGTCAGGAAGAATGATATGGAATAGTTTTGTTAAAACAGTAGCGACTCCATCAAAATGCCCGGGCCTAGTTTTGCCGCAAAGGACATTCGTTCTCTTTTGCACAACTGCCCGGACAGATGGTTCCCCGGGATACATTTCCCGTGAAGATGGTGTAAAGAGAAAGTCGACACCGGCACCTTCTGCAAGTTTACTATCGTGTGCAAGATCCCTTGGATAGGCCTCAAAGTCTTCATTTGGCCCAAATTGGAGTGGATTCACAAAAATGCTGACTACAACTATTTCATTTTCAGCCCTTGCTTTATGGATGAGCGATAAATGGCCTTCATGAAGGAATCCCATTGTTGGCACAAAGCCAACCGATAGCCCTTCCCTTTTCTTTTTTAAAATGGTTTTCTGCATTTCTGCGATGCGTTCAATTGTTATCATTCTTTTACTCCGTAAAGAGCTTGAAGCTCTTCCTCTTTCATCGTAAATGTATGGCTCTTTTCAGGGAAAAGGCTGCTTTTGACATCGGAAATATAGTTTTCAATCATCCCGGTAATATCCTGGCTGACCTGGCCGTACTGCTTTACAAACTTTGGCACACGCCCGGAACCATATCCAACAAGGTCATGATAGACTAGAACCTGTCCATCTACCCCAACGCCCGCCCCTATACCGATGACAGGAATGGACAGCTTCCTTGATACCTGTGCCGCCAGCTGTTTAGGGACACACTCAAGGACAAGGGCAAATGCTCCGGCTTCCTCGCAACGTAGGGCATCCTCTATTAATTTTATCGCGGCCGCGGCATCTTTCCCCTGAACTTTATAACCGCCTAGGACACCCACAGATTGGGGAGTCAGGCCAAGATGGGCGACAACTGGCACTCCGGCCGTTGTCAGTGCCTTGATTTTGCCAAGGACTTCTTCCGCTCCCTCCAGCTTGACGGCATGGGCACCCGTTTCCTGGATGATTCTTGTTGCATTCACAAGAGTCTCCGCAGTTGAGATATGATAGCTCATAAAGGGCATGTCGACAACCACGAACGTATCAGGGGCCCCTCTGCGGACCGCTTTGGCATGATGAACCATATCATTTATGGTTACAGGGACCGTCGTTTCGTAACCCAGCACAACCATGCCAAGGGAATCCCCGACAAGAATCATATCAACCCCCGCTTGCTCGGCTGTCTTGGCTGATGGGTAATCGTATGCTGTCAGCATTGCGATTTTTTCACCAGCATCCTTCATTTTCAAAAAATCTGTAGTTTGCTTCATCCAATAATCCTCCTTCTTAATTGGAAGAGGGGACATAACGGGTTCGCCGACAGCATAGAAAAAGATCCAGCTGAAGGCAGAGGATCCCGATTTTTCAAGTATGTTCCATCCCTCTGTCCCGGTCCTTTACGGATCTAGGCAGAAACCATTTTTAATTGTCCTGGCTTAAGGTGCAGTTCACTTGGATACCGCCCAATCGAATTATAGCAAATAACCCCTTTCCTTCGCCACCGTAAAAAACTAGGAAAGGGGGAAATCGATGTCTGCAGAGTAAATCTTATGGATAGTTCCATCTTTATCTTCAATCTGGAGGACTCCTTCATCGGTAATTCCCAAAGCTTTTCCAAAGATAACGCCTCTATATGTCCTGGCGCGTATTTCGGAGCCGATTCCTTTTGCATAGCTTTCCCAAAGCAGCTTAATCGGATAAAAGCCTTTTTCCAAGTACAATAAATACAGTTTTTCAAATTGTACACAAAACTCCTGGATCATGTTCGCCCGGTGAATTTGGCTTCCTGTTTCCACACA is a genomic window containing:
- the asnS gene encoding asparagine--tRNA ligase, which translates into the protein MKTTIAEVNKHVGEEVKIGAWLANKRSSGKIAFLQLRDGTGFIQGVVVKSDVPEEIFQAAKSITQESSLYVTGVVQKDERSALGYELNVNGIEVIQLASDYPITPKEHGTEFLMDNRHLWLRSKRQHAVMKIRNEIIRSTYEFFNDAGFVKIDPPILTGSAPEGTTELFHTKYFDEEAYLSQSGQLYMEAAAMALGKVFSFGPTFRAEKSKTRRHLIEFWMIEPEMAFTEFEEILVVQEQYVSHIVQSVLKNCKIELKTLGRDTSKLEQITAPFPRISYDDAVKLLHEKGFEDIQWGDDFGAPHETAIAESYDKPVFITHYPTGLKPFYMQPHPERDDVVLCADMIAPEGYGEIIGGSERIHDYELLKQRLEEHNLPESAYNWYLELRKYGSVPHSGFGLGLERTVAWISGVDHVRETIPFPRLLNRLYP
- a CDS encoding pyridoxal phosphate-dependent aminotransferase; this translates as METKLARRVLALSPSPTLAITAKAKELQDQGLGIIGLGAGEPDFNTPVHILDAAKKSMDEGMTKYTPSAGLPALKKAIIDKFSRDQGINYGMGEIIVGNGAKHILYTLFQVLLDEGDEVIVPAPYWVSYPEQVKLAGGIPVIVNCPEEREYKLSPEQLEAAINEKTKAVIINSPGNPTGMVYTKEELEALGEICLKKNVLIVSDEIYEKLVYGNTRHVSIAEISPKLREQTILVNGVSKSHSMTGWRIGYAAGKKEIIEAMTNLASHSTSNPTTTAQYAAIAAYNGTQEPVEEMRKAFESRLEIIYPKLTAIPGFSCVKPQGAFYLFPNVKEAVDQCGFSDADEFAEAILVEAKVAVVPGSGFGAPDNIRLSYATSLDKLEEAINRINRFVVEKYKN
- a CDS encoding cell wall elongation regulator TseB-like domain-containing protein produces the protein MKKFLIGFALFLCIFAAIAGWIYSNSTKPIKAVEDKVISIARKDGGLDEKQRFRIYNGKETVYVVEGKNKKGESIIVWIPEKQKGKAEEEEPVVRLAGDGISKNEAIRKVQEEKNPEKIISARLGMEDGIPFWEVYYTSGNNLMNYYYINFDTGEMHKRIENL
- a CDS encoding YpmA family protein, producing MESKIEVISTVKIEYTPDLYKVVDSLNRNLKDRDLMFGLALDSEDHSKAIFTIYKT
- the dinG gene encoding ATP-dependent DNA helicase DinG yields the protein MAKKFVVVDLETTGNSPKKGDRIIQIAAVVIEGGKISDTYTSLLNPLQPIPPFISELTGLSDDDVSEAPLFSEIAPKISSLLKDAYFVAHNVLFDLGFLQEELILCGEESFAGPVLDTVEMARFLKPSADSYKLADLAAGEGLSHDRPHQADSDATVTAELFLLFLDKLKKLPEKTLGQLALLSEGLKSDIHLLLHSIGSIKVTDRGTLPDSIVYVNGLAIKKQERQMGDKTSTEASLEYPWSDSDKQKFFSQSPYRLVKREGQFEMMDEVFHSFQNGTHALIEAGTGIGKSLGYLFPAVYFSRLHAVRVIISTYTIQLQEQLLAKEIPLLSGMVPFSFKSAMLKGKNNYISLSRFAKSLEEENDNYDIVLAKMQILIWLLDTDHGDRDELNLSSGGQLYWNTIRNEKGILREQDPWHEHDFYNKARKKADEADILITNHSLLLSDVESGGNVLPAYSFAILDEGHHFEKASAGHLGIRLDYLSIRLALNQFGLYEQRQLFYKTVSALSQFQNGKKMQIQHINDLFADTLYDLDEFFKISIAYASKAAKKNSSKKLKAVIYRHEHNREWQALNNASERLIFRLRDLSGIVQSMYDKAIVLPGRSSATLGTELAAYKEELEGLRAKFTGVFTSGDEFVKWVETDLRVPQNATEIFAMPVTVSETLSKKFFSLKKSVVLTSATLTVNQSFSYMIEALGLEPRYVNTISIPSPFNYKDNVKLFISSDVPEINSVSQDSYIAEVSARIISICEAAKGRLLVLFTSHDMLKKTFELVKESGLLPEYALIAQGITGGSRSRLTRNFQKYDKAVLFGTNSFWEGVDIPGEGLSCLIVVRLPFSSPDEPLTKAKCEQIEKNGGRPFSEYSLPEAVLRFKQGFGRLIRTDEDRGVIVIFDKRIGASSYGKVFLQSIPEIPIKKADIEELVNEIEKWL
- the panD gene encoding aspartate 1-decarboxylase — protein: MFRTMMNGKIHRARVTEANLNYVGSITIDEDLLDAVGMTANEKVQIVNNNNGARLETYIIPGERGSGVVCLNGAAARLVQEGDVVIIISYVLVPEEKVPFHQPKVAIMDENNHIVELIHAEPANTIM
- the panC gene encoding pantoate--beta-alanine ligase, with amino-acid sequence MITIERIAEMQKTILKKKREGLSVGFVPTMGFLHEGHLSLIHKARAENEIVVVSIFVNPLQFGPNEDFEAYPRDLAHDSKLAEGAGVDFLFTPSSREMYPGEPSVRAVVQKRTNVLCGKTRPGHFDGVATVLTKLFHIILPDRVYFGQKDAQQVAVVEGLIKDLNFPIELVPGETVREQDGLAKSSRNVFLNRRERQEAAALHMSLEAARAAIESGKRNPETIRELITMMIESQTSGKIDYVEIYSYPELEPLEELKGQFIVAIAVRFSQARLIDNMIFNL
- the panB gene encoding 3-methyl-2-oxobutanoate hydroxymethyltransferase, whose translation is MKQTTDFLKMKDAGEKIAMLTAYDYPSAKTAEQAGVDMILVGDSLGMVVLGYETTVPVTINDMVHHAKAVRRGAPDTFVVVDMPFMSYHISTAETLVNATRIIQETGAHAVKLEGAEEVLGKIKALTTAGVPVVAHLGLTPQSVGVLGGYKVQGKDAAAAIKLIEDALRCEEAGAFALVLECVPKQLAAQVSRKLSIPVIGIGAGVGVDGQVLVYHDLVGYGSGRVPKFVKQYGQVSQDITGMIENYISDVKSSLFPEKSHTFTMKEEELQALYGVKE